From a region of the Salvelinus fontinalis isolate EN_2023a chromosome 13, ASM2944872v1, whole genome shotgun sequence genome:
- the LOC129868922 gene encoding 39S ribosomal protein L49, mitochondrial-like gives MSLPFIHRSAMLCRGFRASLNLYDHTTRIPKTTIRLRTLCSSVGKANTGILQSTEEYKFVERLIPPSRVPIPPKHDGPSPSGWTPPSEVPPALPYMIRRSRMHNVPVYTDLTHGSRKTTLVRKVEGDIWALEKDVKEYLQQLTGKDLPTQVNEVTMTLRVKGHFDTELKEWLVEKGF, from the exons atgtcGCTCCCCTTCATACACAGATCCGCGATGTTATGCAGAGGATTTAGGGCAAGTTTAAATCTTTACGACCACACGACAAGGATTCCAAAGACTACGATACGATTACGA ACATTGTGTAGCTCAGTTGGAAAAGCAAATACTGGGATATTACAATCTACAGAAGAATACAAATTTGTGGAACGACTGATCCCACCTTCACGAGTGCCCATTCCCCCTAAACATGACGGTCCTTCCCCATCTGGCTGGACTCCTCCATCAG AGGTGCCTCCTGCTTTGCCATACATGATCCGTCGCTCCCGAATGCACAATGTTCCTGTCTACACAGACCTCACCCATGGCAGCCGCAAGACAACCCTAGTACGCAAGGTTGAAGGGGATATCTGG GCTCTTGAGAAGGATGTTAAGGAGTACCTGCAACAGCTTACTGGCAAAGACCTGCCAACACAGGTCAATGAGGTGACCATGACACTTCGGGTCAAAGGTCACTTTGATACAGAGCTGAAGGAGTGGCTGGTGGAGAAGGGATTCTAA